A single window of Plectropomus leopardus isolate mb chromosome 12, YSFRI_Pleo_2.0, whole genome shotgun sequence DNA harbors:
- the nadkb gene encoding NAD kinase b isoform X1 gives MAVYDPHKCSYKLIMENSETAPSPGPLAVPDRGMPRPSAPPGQLSESARPSKHREHPSKSPRRRRKGTRSQRRGDGHEQLLWEMERRRLPGQHEHLEPSSSASDTAESSPKRRAHFLHGPYPATHFGPKACILPNPTSVMHIQDPASQRLTWNKPPVNVLVIRKIRDESLVEPFKELCRFLVEEKQMMVYVERRVADDATLLKDEAFGSIRNQLCTFREGYDDISDCIDLIICLGGDGTLLYASSLFQGSVPPVMAFHLGSLGFLTPFKFESYKTEVAKVFEGNAAITLRSRLKVKVVKDMLQRTGQQPYSREPQPQQQQQQQQEHNGLLPHGHTNSEAGKVTLQLQVLNEVVVDRGPSSYLSNVDLYLDGRLITSVQGDGVIVSTPTGSTAYAAAAGASMIHPNVPAIMVTPICPHSLSFRPIVVPAGVELMITLSPDARNTAWVSFDGRKRQEIQHGDCIKITTSCYPVPSICCHDLVYDWFESLAQCLHWNVRKRQARLADVSDSSDTEN, from the exons ATGGCGGTGTACGACCCTCACAAGTGCTCATACAAGCTaat AATGGAGAACTCAGAGACCGCTCCATCACCGGGGCCCCTGGCAGTGCCAGACAGAGGCATGCCGCGACCCTCAGCGCCCCCCGGTCAGCTTTCAGAGTCAGCCAGGCCCTCCAAGCACCGGGAGCACCCGTCCAAGTCACCAAGGAGACGTAGGAAGGGGACAAGGTCACAGCGACGGGGGGATGGTCACGAACAGCTGCTGTGGGAGATGGAGCGGCGGAGGTTGCCAGGCCAACACGAGCACTTGGAGCCCTCCAGCTCAGCGAGCGACACAGCAGAAAGCTCTCCTAAGAG GAGAGCACACTTTCTACATGGACCGTATCCAGCCACTCACTTCGGACCCAAAGCCTGCATCCTTCCCAACCCAACTTCAGTCAT GCACATCCAGGACCCAGCCAGCCAGCGCCTCACCTGGAATAAACCACCTGTCAACGTGCTCGTCATCAGGAAAATCAGAGATGAGAGCCTCGTCGAGCCTTTCAAAGAGCTCTGCAGGTTTCTAGTGGAG gaGAAGCAGATGATGGTGTACGTGGAGCGTCGGGTGGCAGATGATGCTACGCTGTTGAAGGACGAGGCGTTCGGCTCCATCCGCAATCAACTCTGCACCTTCAGAGAGG GTTATGATGATATCTCTGACTGCATCGACCTGATCATCTGTCTGGGTGGAGACGGCACTCTGCTCTacgcctcctctctcttccaG gGCAGCGTCCCTCCGGTTATGGCGTTTCACCTCGGCTCTCTTGGTTTCCTGACGCCCTTCAAATTTGAATCATACAAGACCGAAGTGGCCAAAGTGTTTGAAG gaaaTGCAGCTATCACTCTGCGCAGCCGTCTGAAGGTGAAGGTGGTGAAGGACATGCTTCAGAGAACAGGCCAGCAGCCGTACAGCCGGGAGccgcagccgcagcagcagcagcagcagcagcaggaacacaACGGCCTCCTTCCTCATGGACACACCAACAGCGAGGCCGGCAAGGTCACGCTGCAGCTACAG GTGTTGAATGAGGTGGTGGTGGACCGAGGCCCGTCCTCCTACCTGTCCAATGTGGACCTGTACCTCGATGGACGCCTCATCACCTCGGTGCAGGGAGACG GTGTGATTGTGTCCACACCCACAGGCAGCACAGCGTATGCGGCCGCAGCAGGAGCCTCCATGATCCACCCCAACGTACCCGCCATCATGGTCACCCCCATCtgccctcactctctctccttcaGGCCCATCGTCGTCCCTGCCGGGGTCGAGCTCATG ATCACCTTGTCCCCTGATGCCAGGAACACCGCCTGGGTGTCGTTTGATGGGCGGAAGAGACAGGAGATTCAGCATGGAGACTG CATCAAGATCACCACGTCTTGTTACCCAGTGCCCTCCATCTGCTGCCACGACCTGGTGTACGACTGGTTCGAAAGCTTGGCTCAGTGTTTGCACTGGAACGTCCGCAAAAGGCAGGCGCGTCTTGCGGACGTCTCGGACTCATCAGACACCGAAAACTAA
- the nadkb gene encoding NAD kinase b isoform X2, with translation MENSETAPSPGPLAVPDRGMPRPSAPPGQLSESARPSKHREHPSKSPRRRRKGTRSQRRGDGHEQLLWEMERRRLPGQHEHLEPSSSASDTAESSPKRRAHFLHGPYPATHFGPKACILPNPTSVMHIQDPASQRLTWNKPPVNVLVIRKIRDESLVEPFKELCRFLVEEKQMMVYVERRVADDATLLKDEAFGSIRNQLCTFREGYDDISDCIDLIICLGGDGTLLYASSLFQGSVPPVMAFHLGSLGFLTPFKFESYKTEVAKVFEGNAAITLRSRLKVKVVKDMLQRTGQQPYSREPQPQQQQQQQQEHNGLLPHGHTNSEAGKVTLQLQVLNEVVVDRGPSSYLSNVDLYLDGRLITSVQGDGVIVSTPTGSTAYAAAAGASMIHPNVPAIMVTPICPHSLSFRPIVVPAGVELMITLSPDARNTAWVSFDGRKRQEIQHGDCIKITTSCYPVPSICCHDLVYDWFESLAQCLHWNVRKRQARLADVSDSSDTEN, from the exons ATGGAGAACTCAGAGACCGCTCCATCACCGGGGCCCCTGGCAGTGCCAGACAGAGGCATGCCGCGACCCTCAGCGCCCCCCGGTCAGCTTTCAGAGTCAGCCAGGCCCTCCAAGCACCGGGAGCACCCGTCCAAGTCACCAAGGAGACGTAGGAAGGGGACAAGGTCACAGCGACGGGGGGATGGTCACGAACAGCTGCTGTGGGAGATGGAGCGGCGGAGGTTGCCAGGCCAACACGAGCACTTGGAGCCCTCCAGCTCAGCGAGCGACACAGCAGAAAGCTCTCCTAAGAG GAGAGCACACTTTCTACATGGACCGTATCCAGCCACTCACTTCGGACCCAAAGCCTGCATCCTTCCCAACCCAACTTCAGTCAT GCACATCCAGGACCCAGCCAGCCAGCGCCTCACCTGGAATAAACCACCTGTCAACGTGCTCGTCATCAGGAAAATCAGAGATGAGAGCCTCGTCGAGCCTTTCAAAGAGCTCTGCAGGTTTCTAGTGGAG gaGAAGCAGATGATGGTGTACGTGGAGCGTCGGGTGGCAGATGATGCTACGCTGTTGAAGGACGAGGCGTTCGGCTCCATCCGCAATCAACTCTGCACCTTCAGAGAGG GTTATGATGATATCTCTGACTGCATCGACCTGATCATCTGTCTGGGTGGAGACGGCACTCTGCTCTacgcctcctctctcttccaG gGCAGCGTCCCTCCGGTTATGGCGTTTCACCTCGGCTCTCTTGGTTTCCTGACGCCCTTCAAATTTGAATCATACAAGACCGAAGTGGCCAAAGTGTTTGAAG gaaaTGCAGCTATCACTCTGCGCAGCCGTCTGAAGGTGAAGGTGGTGAAGGACATGCTTCAGAGAACAGGCCAGCAGCCGTACAGCCGGGAGccgcagccgcagcagcagcagcagcagcagcaggaacacaACGGCCTCCTTCCTCATGGACACACCAACAGCGAGGCCGGCAAGGTCACGCTGCAGCTACAG GTGTTGAATGAGGTGGTGGTGGACCGAGGCCCGTCCTCCTACCTGTCCAATGTGGACCTGTACCTCGATGGACGCCTCATCACCTCGGTGCAGGGAGACG GTGTGATTGTGTCCACACCCACAGGCAGCACAGCGTATGCGGCCGCAGCAGGAGCCTCCATGATCCACCCCAACGTACCCGCCATCATGGTCACCCCCATCtgccctcactctctctccttcaGGCCCATCGTCGTCCCTGCCGGGGTCGAGCTCATG ATCACCTTGTCCCCTGATGCCAGGAACACCGCCTGGGTGTCGTTTGATGGGCGGAAGAGACAGGAGATTCAGCATGGAGACTG CATCAAGATCACCACGTCTTGTTACCCAGTGCCCTCCATCTGCTGCCACGACCTGGTGTACGACTGGTTCGAAAGCTTGGCTCAGTGTTTGCACTGGAACGTCCGCAAAAGGCAGGCGCGTCTTGCGGACGTCTCGGACTCATCAGACACCGAAAACTAA